A stretch of Armatimonadota bacterium DNA encodes these proteins:
- a CDS encoding adenylosuccinate lyase: protein MIARYSSPEMQRVWSEENKYQSWLEVEIAICEAMAEIGRIPKADVEAIRQRARFDIDRILELEKTTRHDVMAFVRNAAENVGDEGRWIHFGVTSYDVVDTALALRLRQAIELIISEAKTLSDTIRRRAMEHKRTAMIGRTHGVHAEPITFGFKLAGWHAEMKRNLERLERAKVAISVGKVSGAVGIHGNADPQVEELVCQKLGLQPDPVSTQIVNRDRHAEFMSALAILAGSLERYATELRNLQRTEILETQEAFAKGQTGSSAMPHKRNPWNCETVAGLARVVRGYSLAMFESISTWHERDLTNSSVERIVIPDACLAVDFMLRKFNDILANLNINVERMAQNLALMGQLSFSEHVMLALVSAGLPRERAYELVQRNAAKAWEGGSFLDSLIADPDVREVLSEEALRTCCDIDHHLRNLDAIFDRAFAD, encoded by the coding sequence ATGATTGCCCGATACAGCTCGCCAGAGATGCAGCGCGTTTGGAGCGAGGAGAACAAGTACCAAAGCTGGCTTGAGGTCGAGATCGCTATCTGCGAGGCGATGGCAGAGATCGGCCGCATTCCCAAGGCCGATGTCGAGGCCATCCGCCAGCGCGCGCGTTTCGACATCGACCGGATTCTAGAGCTGGAAAAGACGACCCGGCACGATGTGATGGCGTTTGTGCGCAACGCGGCCGAGAACGTGGGCGACGAGGGGCGATGGATCCACTTTGGAGTAACCTCGTACGATGTGGTCGATACCGCGCTGGCCCTTCGGTTGCGCCAAGCGATCGAGCTGATCATAAGTGAGGCTAAGACGCTTTCTGATACCATTCGTCGACGGGCTATGGAGCACAAACGCACAGCGATGATCGGGCGCACGCACGGCGTCCATGCCGAGCCGATCACCTTCGGATTCAAGCTAGCGGGCTGGCACGCCGAGATGAAGCGCAATTTGGAGAGGTTGGAACGGGCAAAAGTTGCCATCAGCGTGGGCAAGGTCTCAGGCGCGGTCGGCATCCATGGCAACGCCGATCCCCAAGTCGAAGAATTGGTTTGCCAGAAGCTCGGCCTGCAGCCCGATCCGGTTTCCACTCAGATCGTCAATCGCGACCGCCACGCCGAGTTTATGAGCGCTCTGGCCATCTTGGCCGGTTCTCTGGAGCGATACGCTACGGAGCTGCGCAACCTCCAACGCACCGAGATCCTTGAAACTCAGGAGGCGTTTGCCAAAGGCCAAACAGGCTCCTCCGCCATGCCGCATAAACGAAACCCTTGGAACTGCGAGACGGTAGCGGGCTTGGCACGGGTGGTGCGCGGCTATTCGTTGGCCATGTTCGAGTCGATTTCCACTTGGCACGAGCGCGACCTGACCAATTCTAGCGTCGAGCGGATCGTCATTCCCGATGCCTGCCTGGCAGTCGATTTCATGCTCCGAAAGTTTAACGACATCCTCGCAAACTTAAACATAAATGTCGAACGGATGGCGCAGAACCTTGCGCTGATGGGGCAACTGTCCTTTAGCGAGCATGTGATGCTTGCGCTTGTTTCGGCCGGTCTGCCCAGGGAACGGGCTTATGAACTGGTGCAGCGAAATGCGGCCAAAGCCTGGGAGGGCGGCTCATTCTTAGACAGCCTGATTGCCGACCCGGATGTGCGAGAGGTTCTGAGCGAGGAGGCGCTCAGAACCTGTTGCGACATCGACCATCATCTGCGCAACTTGGACGCGATTTTCGACCGGGCCTTTGCCGACTAA